GGTGAACTGGTCGACCTGTCGACGGTGGCCGGCGTTTCGATCGGTTCTCTAATCCTGGTGGCGAGCGCGGCCGCAGCGGCCGTGTTCGGTCTGATCAGCTTCGTCACGGACATCCGCGCACTCGGGCGATTCCGGCGGGACCTTAGAGAGGTAACGGACCGTCGGGCCCTCGACATCCTGAATGAGGCACAGACCGAACAGCGAGTGTCATCGCACATTCGGCTGGTGTCCTCCGGAGCAATCGACTCACCCGCCGCCTTCGGTTGGTTGCGACCATCCATTGTCGTGCCGGATGAACTACTGTCACAGCCCGGCGAGTTACGTCTCATCCTGCTACACGAGACCGCTCACCTTGCCCGGGGTGATTTCGCCCTGGACACGCTGGCCCGCATTGTCCGGACGCTCTTCGGGTGGCATCCGCTCGTCACTTACCTCTTCCGGACCCATGCATACTGGCGCGAGGCGGCGTGTGATCTCGCCGTCCTGGCGTCGTCGGACGTAGATCGATCTGCATATGCACAACTTCTATTGTCTGTCTCCAGGGTCCGCGGCAGACGCCAGCCCGTACTCGTCGCCTCAATGGCGACCACCGCATCGCAACTAACAAGAAGAATAGAAACCATGACAAGATTGAAGAATCCGACCCTGACCATGCCGATCGTCCGGCGCCTCCTGGTCTTCTCCGTCCTCGCCGGCGTCGTCACGTTCACGGCGTGCAGCGAATCAACCCCGTCCGTAGTGGAAGCCGGCTCCGAGGCTGACACCGCAAAGAAAGAATCGGGACCCGAAGAGGTCTATGACGTGGTCGAAAAGATGCCTCAGATCGTAGGTGGACTTCAGGCTGTTACTCAGTCGATCGTTTATCCCGAAGTGGCAAAGAAGGAAAAGATCGAGGGCCGCGTCATTGTCACGTTCGTCGTTGAAAAGGATGGCGCCGTTTCAAATGCCGAGATTCTACAGAGCGACGTCCTCGGAACGGGGACTTCCGACGATGGCGGCGCAGGCAAGTATCTCGATGCCGAAGCTCTTCGGGCCGTGTCCGAAATTAGGTTCGAGCCCGGTCAGCACCAAGGCAAACCGGTGCGGGTTCAGATGGTATTGCCGATCTCGTTCAAGTTGAACTGACGAGTCTCAACATCTCACTGGTACATGAGGGCGCGCAAAGGGATAGAATGTCGTCATAAACGGACATACCGGCAGCCTCGTCACCCAGGCTGTCAGTCTACCGTCGCAATGCACTCGATCTCGACCCGGGCGCCGAGCGCCAGCCCTGTTCCCGCGACGGCACTCCGGGCAGGATAGGGTGGTTCGAAGAACGTCCTGTATACGGCGTTGACGGCTGGCCATTCGCCAATGTCGACCAGAAACACCGTGCACTTTACGACTCGATCCAGCCCGGAATCATACCGAGCAAGAATGGATGAAATGTTCTTCAACGTCTGCTCGGTCTCCGGCGTCACCCCGCCCGGGATCAGGTCGAACGTCCCCGGCAGATTGCCGATCTGTCCGGAGAGATACAGCGTGTTACCAACGCGCACTGCCTCTGAGAACGGAAGCCCCAGCGCCGTGAATTCGTCCGATGCAAGAAACTCCACGTCGGCGTCCGGCACTCCGGGTTGAGCACAACCCGCGCCTGCAAGAAGAAGAGTGATGACGACAGCAAGTTTGTTCATAGTCATAAACGGATTTGCGTGTTGGACGCGCCGTCACAACCGGACTAACTGACGGGTGGCACTTGCGCCTCGCACAACATTTCGTGCCACCGGCTCAATGAGGTCGACGCCCTCACGAACGTTACGTCACCAATTTGCGGAGACTCATCATCACACCCATGTGTAGACCTTCGTGGAAGTGATTGAAGGCAAGAGCGTCCTCGATGGTCCCAAGCTGAATTCCGGTGGCGGTCGTGTATTCCTGAAAGTTCGCGAACCGGCCGGCTTTATAGTCATCGCGTAGTCGCACAGGCAAGTCGTGTAGCAATGACACGATCGTCGGGAGGTCCGGCGCGTCGGTCCAATCGGCTGGCGAGGTTCCGATCTGAAAAGCTGCCTCCATCTCTGGCGAAACGTACATCTCAAGACCAGCCAACCTGTTGTGCAGCCTCTGCTGTGTCACAACCACGTGCCCCAGATTCCAGAGGATGTTGTTCCGATGACCTTCAGGAATATCAACCAGTTGATCATGGTCCAGACCACGTACGAGCCGTGCCATCAGCGTCCGTTCCTGCAGAAGAAGTATGCTCGGGTCCATTTACGCTACCTCGTCATCGTGTTGTGGAACGTCATCGCCAAGCGGTTTCGCCTCGTTCTCCGCGATCTGAAGGAAAGGAGTCGCGCTGCGATTGAGATTAAGCTCAAAGATATCGGGTCGCGCGTAATGGCCGGCGACGTCCAGTTGCCATCTGGGTCCGACGAGCTGATCCGGCCGAACGTCTGCGTACAGAATAGTCTCTTCCTCCGCCACCGGACCTGCAACGATCTTGCCGTCAGGATCTACGATCAGACTCAGGCCGGGATTGATCCATCCGTCCACGTGTTCGAGGAATTTCTCCTTGAAAGTGAACCTGTCCGGAATGTCGTCCTTGTGGAACGCCTGACAGCATGACACCACAAAGCACCGGCTCTCCTTTGCCGTGTGCCTCATCGTAGAGATCCACGGCTCGCCGCGATCCCATGTGGGTGCAACATGAATCTGTTCACCCATTGCAGCAAGCGCATACCTTGCAAGCGGCATGTAATTCTCCCAGCAAATAAGACCGCCGAGGCGCCCGATTTCGGTCTCATAGACCTTGAGCCCGCTTCCGTCACCGCGTCCCCACACCATCCGTTCAGCAGCGGTCGGAACAAGTTTTCGATGCTTGCCGAGAATTGACCCGTCTGATCCAATGAAGAGCAGCGTGTTGTAGAGTGTCGATTCACTGGCCTCACTGTTGCGCTCATTGACACCGACGGCAACGGAGACTCCTTGGGCCGCGGCCGCCTCACCGATTCGCGCCGTTGTGGGACCCGGTATCGAAACCGAATTAGCGTGCAACTCGGCGTAGACTTCGCGGAGGGGATGCGTATTGACCGGCGGGATAAACCACGACCACACCGGGTAGCCGGGAATGAATGCCTCAGGGAATACGACCAGCCGTGCACCTCCTGCCGCCGCCTCCTCTATCAAGCGACAGACTTTGTCGACGCATGCATCGTGGTCGAGAAAAACGGAACTGGCCTGCACAGCGGCGATCTTGAATGAATCCTGCATCAATGGGGTCACCAATTATGATTGCCTATGGCGAGAAGATAGGCGGAGAAGACCAGGGATGGAGGCGACCTGGTCAGCGGCAGGCCTGTCGAGCGGTCCTGGAGCACCTCAACCGACACCTTGAGATGTTCATCCAAATACGCTTGACAATCCCGGAAAAGGACCTTCTCTTTTACGAAGATCCTCCCGGGATTCAGGATTTTCCCGCTTCAAGTCACGTTCAAATGGGAGGGCGCAGCAGTCAGAGTCTACAAGACATGCTACGCCCACATCGTCACGACTTCTCACATCTCGATCCAGACCATGAGACACTTAATAGCATTTCTGATTCTAATCGTCGCGGCATCACCCGCGAATGCCCAGCAAGAGAGTATTGCGGCCGAGGATTATGCCCACGCCGAGCAGTACCTCTCGTCCAGCACGTTTCCTCTTGTCTACGGAATGTCCGTTCGGCCGAACTGGATGTCGGGAGACCGCTTCTGGTACCGCAATTCCATTCCTGACGGATCAGAGTTTGTAGTTGTCGATCCCGTTGCCGGCACAAGAACGAGAGCATTTGATCACGACCGACTGTCACTTGCGCTTTCGGATGCACTGGAGCCGACGTACTCCGCGACCGAGTTGCCCTTTCGCGACTTCGAATTCTCGGACGACGGAGGGTCGATTACGTTCAGCGTTGGCCGTGAAGGATTCCGTTGCAACCTGGAGTCGTACGCCTGTACTCAAGAGCCCGGCACCGACCAGCAACGCGATCGGAGCGTGATTGAATCACCTGACGGCCAGCGGGGCGCCTTTGTCCGTGATCACAATCTGTGGGTTCGGGATCTGGAGTCGGGAGAAGAAAGGCAGCTTACATCTGATGGCGCAGAAAACTACGGCTACGCGACTAACAACGCGGGCTGGCTCCGTAGTGACACGCCTGTCCTTCTATGGTCGCCGGATTCAAAGAAGATTGCGACGTTCAGGCATGACGGGCGCTTTGTGCGTGAGATGCATCTCACGACCACAAATGTTGGACACCCGACCCTTGACTCCTGGAAGTACCCCCTG
This portion of the Rhodothermales bacterium genome encodes:
- a CDS encoding M56 family metallopeptidase — protein: GELVDLSTVAGVSIGSLILVASAAAAAVFGLISFVTDIRALGRFRRDLREVTDRRALDILNEAQTEQRVSSHIRLVSSGAIDSPAAFGWLRPSIVVPDELLSQPGELRLILLHETAHLARGDFALDTLARIVRTLFGWHPLVTYLFRTHAYWREAACDLAVLASSDVDRSAYAQLLLSVSRVRGRRQPVLVASMATTASQLTRRIETMTRLKNPTLTMPIVRRLLVFSVLAGVVTFTACSESTPSVVEAGSEADTAKKESGPEEVYDVVEKMPQIVGGLQAVTQSIVYPEVAKKEKIEGRVIVTFVVEKDGAVSNAEILQSDVLGTGTSDDGGAGKYLDAEALRAVSEIRFEPGQHQGKPVRVQMVLPISFKLN
- a CDS encoding RidA family protein, encoding MNKLAVVITLLLAGAGCAQPGVPDADVEFLASDEFTALGLPFSEAVRVGNTLYLSGQIGNLPGTFDLIPGGVTPETEQTLKNISSILARYDSGLDRVVKCTVFLVDIGEWPAVNAVYRTFFEPPYPARSAVAGTGLALGARVEIECIATVD
- a CDS encoding DinB family protein, whose translation is MDPSILLLQERTLMARLVRGLDHDQLVDIPEGHRNNILWNLGHVVVTQQRLHNRLAGLEMYVSPEMEAAFQIGTSPADWTDAPDLPTIVSLLHDLPVRLRDDYKAGRFANFQEYTTATGIQLGTIEDALAFNHFHEGLHMGVMMSLRKLVT
- a CDS encoding carbon-nitrogen hydrolase family protein gives rise to the protein MQDSFKIAAVQASSVFLDHDACVDKVCRLIEEAAAGGARLVVFPEAFIPGYPVWSWFIPPVNTHPLREVYAELHANSVSIPGPTTARIGEAAAAQGVSVAVGVNERNSEASESTLYNTLLFIGSDGSILGKHRKLVPTAAERMVWGRGDGSGLKVYETEIGRLGGLICWENYMPLARYALAAMGEQIHVAPTWDRGEPWISTMRHTAKESRCFVVSCCQAFHKDDIPDRFTFKEKFLEHVDGWINPGLSLIVDPDGKIVAGPVAEEETILYADVRPDQLVGPRWQLDVAGHYARPDIFELNLNRSATPFLQIAENEAKPLGDDVPQHDDEVA